One window from the genome of Musa acuminata AAA Group cultivar baxijiao chromosome BXJ1-4, Cavendish_Baxijiao_AAA, whole genome shotgun sequence encodes:
- the LOC103982123 gene encoding heterogeneous nuclear ribonucleoprotein 1 translates to MEVDLGKLFIGGISWDTNEDSLRKYFSAFGEVVEAVIMKDRTTGRARGFGFVVFADPAVTERVVTEKHTIDGRMVEAKKAVPRDDHQFLNKNSSSSIHGSPVPGHTKKIFVGGLSSTITEGDFKKYFDQFGTITDVVVMYDHNTQRPRGFGFITYDSEDAVDKVLLNAFHELNGKMVEVKRAVPKEPSPGPIMRSSIGGYNYGLNRVNSFVNGYTQGYNASSVSGYGMRRLDDSRLGSLAGGRNGFASLSPGLGMGMDYEPPLSSTFVGNPGYDNNLGYGRALNPYHNANSSRYTSLIPYNDVNGNTSSLFSLTSRNVWENVALNHATKSAISNASMVSRSGSLGSLGTGNLNRGSGSSYTSGNLGFGGGGYIGLGRNSFDRRIAPASPNTNLIASSSGYEGSYAKLYGATSVYGDPTWGSSSSEFDATGSFSIKLNNSNSDVTGNGFADYMAGYNVNNNRES, encoded by the exons ATGGAGGTGGATTTGGGGAAGCTCTTCATCGGCGGGATCTCGTGGGACACCAATGAGGATAGCCTCCGGAAGTACTTCAGCGCCTTCGGAGAGGTGGTGGAGGCGGTCATCATGAAGGACCGTACCACCGGCCGCGCTCGCGGCTTCGGATTCGTCGTGTTCGCGGACCCTGCGGTCACGGAAAGAGTCGTCACGGAGAAGCACACGATCGATGGTCGGATG GTGGAGGCGAAGAAAGCTGTTCCCAGGGATGATCACCAATTCCTCAATAAAAACAGCAGCAGCAGTATCCATGGATCTCCTGTCCCTGGCCACACGAAGAAGATCTTCGTGGGAGGCCTATCGTCGACTATAACGGAGGGCGATTTTAAGAAGTACTTTGATCAGTTTGGAACCATCACGGATGTCGTCGTGATGTATGATCACAACACCCAACGGCCGAGGGGGTTCGGATTCATCACTTACGACTCGGAGGACGCTGTGGACAAGGTATTGCTCAATGCCTTTCACGAGCTGAATGGTAAGATGGTAGAGGTGAAGAGGGCTGTTCCTAAAGAGCCGTCCCCAGGGCCCATCATGCGCTCCTCGATTGGTGGATATAACTATGGTTTGAATCGAGTAAACAGCTTTGTGAATGGGTATACTCAGGGATACAATGCAAGCTCGGTAAGTGGGTACGGAATGAGGAGGTTGGATGATAGTAGATTAGGCTCCCTGGCTGGTGGCAGAAATGGATTTGCTTCGCTTAGCCCTGGCCTTGGAATGGGAATGGATTACGAGCCACCTTTGAGCTCAACTTTTGTAGGAAACCCAGGCTACGATAATAATCTGGGATACGGACGGGCTTTGAATCCTTACCACAATGCAAATTCAAGTAGGTACACTAGTCTCATTCCGTATAATGATGTTAATGGAAATACTAGCTCACTTTTCAGTTTGACATCTCGCAATGTATGGGAAAACGTGGCCCTTAACCATGCCACAAAATCTGCAATTTCGAATGCATCCATGGTGTCTAGGAGTGGGAGCCTCGGTAGCCTTGGCACCGGTAACTTGAACCGGGGCAGTGGCTCGAGCTATACCAGTGGAAATCTGGGGTTCGGAGGTGGCGGGTATATTGGCTTGGGTCGCAACAGTTTTGACAGAAGAATCGCTCCTGCTTCCCCTAACACTAATCTTATTGCTTCGTCTTCGGGATATGAAGGAAGCTACGCCAAGTTATATGGTGCTACTTCGGTTTATGGAGACCCGACTTGGGGATCATCATCCTCAGAATTTGATGCCACTGGTTCTTTTAGTATCAAGCTCAATAATTCAAACTCGGATGTCACAGGCAACGGCTTTGCAGATTATATGGCTGGTTATAATGTCAACAATAATAGAG AGAGCTGA